Below is a genomic region from Rosa chinensis cultivar Old Blush chromosome 5, RchiOBHm-V2, whole genome shotgun sequence.
TGCCGTCATGCTTTGAGGGTGTTAAATGTGAAAATATTACTCAAATACCAACAAAGTATATACTAAAGAGATGGACAAAAGATGCAAAGAAAGGAGTAGAGGCAAATAGTGTATCACTACAGGTCAAGGAGAAATCAACGGTGACATTGCGTAGGAATACCTTAATGCGAAAAGCTTATGGTATAATTAGTAAGGGAGCAGAGACAACTAGTGGTGGTGATATCGCGATGCAGAAATTGATAGAAGCagaagagctaattgagaagaatatgaagaagttatctaTTATGGGAGATGTCAATGAAAAAATCAATGAGGTTCCTAGTGTTAATACTTCTGGTGGCAGTGCTAACAAAAATGAAACCTTATTTGACGAAACACCAGTACTCAATCCAGCAGGTGTGTGGCCAAAAGGCATGAGTAATAAAAGAAGGCAAGGAAAGACGAAATGgagaagaaacaaaataaaaaggcaCCAAAAGGCCAAGGTTCCAGTAAGTAATTTAACATTCTACGCATATTTTGAAATGTTTATTAATTATAGTATGATCAATcctttttgatttattttttttattatttacttGAATAGGGAAAATCAAGCCACCAATTAGTGGAGGGCCTTCAGATACTTCACTTCATGTAGTCCATAATTCAAGCTTGCTTCACCCATTTGTTGCATCGAGTGGTACAAATTTCATTAACCAGGTACAATTTTGAAGATTTTTGTAATAATATTATTGTTAAGGCTTCTTGATTACATTCTTGTTAATATGCAGCAATTTCCAACGATGAGCCTGCCAACAACGAATGTTTATGCTCCGTACACTCTATATAATCAGGTAAGTTAAATTGTAGTAAGttcaaaatttatgttttgtCTTTTATGCTATTTTATTTCTATTACAGTCTAACCTTAAACATACTGTTGTATCTATAGAATCCAACTTCTTTGTTGCCATTTTCTCAACTCAATTTAACATATGCAAATATGCATCAAGGGGGTCAATATATCACAGAATTGAATCAGGTACTGACTATaactgtaacgtcccgaacctaaattcaccggtttactagtcattgggacggtaaacgacctttactttcacttttactttcggtttagtacttttagtggccctaaaagttgactttttgttcgggtcaaaatttgagaaaatgttcttcatggaagttgtagaggacgttaaaccgagcgcgtgcatatgtggtacgtaaaaatcggagctcgtatgtgaaagttataagcgaaatacaaaattactgttcacggttactgttcatggtaagtttctataaatagccgagttactgtggtaagtttccatttttggaaacttacccggctgtttctctctcctctcccccgattccttcctcttcggcccgattgcttcttcctccggtttcttcctcctccggccgacccaggacacaatccggccacccccaagctcggtttcttccccttgtcacgtctgtggaggtatttcacgacaatttggccggagaacctcgatttggagcggaggaagctgCGGTGGCAGTTGGgtacttttgccgatttccggcgattccggccacctccggtccccatctcgccgtcgaaggttcggttttcatcactgatcatttcccctatggccttgtatcacgatttgttgtgtagatgccgaatcgacgaattgaaattctagggttcttgaggatttctgggtttttgttcattgatcgatttcggccgtttttaattgttatttgggaatgttgtagttgagaagttgaatcagtgtgttgagaaggtgctactgccaaattttggtggccatcggagatggtggcggcggcgccgccactgtgggcggcggtagcggcggctagggtagctttttaatttcaatttctggctagttaaattctataattatcatagagcatatatgtgaagtttggtgaattttggaggagtttggaattgtttgtgaattgttgaagtttggagttttgtggtggaattatgggaaatccgacggtcggatttccctcgttttcattatggaatatgtaaattgaggaatgggaattgtggaagagatttgggttgaatttgagaagtattggagatagggattttcggatttcgtttaagttcgtaattattttatcggattaccgttcatgaaaatataattgtgtacagggcaatgtcgcgagctacggctagatgaaggaactcgtttgcgtggttgcccaatagtactgtgagtggacgtttgttttaaataagtgatgcatgcatttatttattaaagcttgttttattttattaacctattttccgagcatataaagttgattgcgaattatctcatggatttgcttttaagtAATGATTCTCACgagtaattatgatttataccggttgtgagtttcggttattaagttgttatgctcggattcgaaattataaatgatgttgattttcgacgaattgattttcgatgtgattttcgagatttatactgtttatattatctttataatcgtcgatttgagatttctgaaagattttcgaaatgggatttcgatggaataaattcttgtttatttattcgatttttggcattgggaatgcctcattgacaatctacttatttctttagcgtgtgggacacgctgttaatttatacgactctttgagtatttccgggtgcggttgggaatcgtacccgtgttggcTTTATAcgtggacatggggaagctttattgatttatcggttttaaccaccatacccagggtcgttatatatatattatattactggctagcctattagtactcctccctacttactatgtgttcgtaggcgagtagaggagagcatgggatgctctagagtgtgggacactccgacccgagccaataaggctcccttcttttgtatggtgacacttcttccccatattttatcgttgcttgactagcggggctagtccgattttcactgtagccagcggggctggtcttatttttctgagaaatgagatttcggttttacgatatagttttcgaatgtggtgactagcgaggctagtcgatttatcgttttggaattcttggatttaaagctaaatgtatttttctaattgttgcatgcatcggttattaaagagaataaatgtgggaaagtatgaaatcctttttcctttaaattgtttatttttgtccactcacgctaacgtttttcgtctactttcccctgggcctttcggtttctaatgcccagtttgcaggcgaattagtggaggtcgggcgtacatgacatttgaggcatagttgtcactacttccgcagtgtaggatcgcttgatcctttactcttcttttatatccctgtgtctagtagtattgctctgcataaccttgggattagtattttgagtttgtgttttgtgaaagtggagttgttggtaattgggagcagggtggctccaggagtataaggttggtttgcttgaagtgtttagtgtgttttacaggtttttgggtagtccattttagaggtgactctgccaaatttttggtagagttatccctaacgtgggccccacagggccacctcggatttcagggtgaaagtcggggcgggtcctgtcaatttggtatcagagcattaggttgttaggttctgtagactcgtttctattctgttaccttatatacttggtgttgcccagtacctctcgagtgatggcccgactgcagcggttccccatcgtgtgctcttcggtgctgtggtattcatcaagtgtgtacggTACAAAGTtagttggttttcttctggtgctatgcctcttgtacgccgacctcctagggttttctttgcgtattcgattggttaactatcatgcgcctatccctggtgatggtagagtaaaactactctacaaTTTCGAGTTGTGCCacgaaatgtgattcgaggaaaatgttgtggttgtcttttctttgatgccaacaagtttgttggggcagggATTAAGGTGCGGAAATCAGAGTTAGAGTTGTGTTTGAGTGTTTGAGACGAGCGacaatagctttgggctgtctctagatgatatgattgcttcggaaatcaggattgtgggtggaaatggacttggtaataatggtggttctgactttgaaccaagtttcgggaaagatgttttgtgatgtgattggttgttaagtagcatttgaaatattattggaaatttttggtggttctttgggaacctcagtgttggaaaccatttacagagaaaattaaataattattctgggttgttatgTCTAGAGGTTGTGTTTTCAAGTGGCTATGGTCACTGATGTTGGTAAGTGAGAAGTGATAATAGTAAATGAGACTTGTAAGTAGAATGAGATTTTTTAACAATTGTCGAtttgggtcgttgacctaaccaaggtgtatgagcatagttttgctcggaataaaagagattgatttttgataccaTGACTTTTAGTTTTGTCTACCTGAGTCTTGGATGGTAGCGAGTAGGGAGATTAACAAGAATGGGCTTTTACAGTTGATAAGTGCAAGAATCGGAAGAATGCttaaggttttataatagagttacgactttggtcggaaaataattgggagagttggaatcaactcttcgtatgtggTATTATTCAAACGGATTCCTTTGTTTATCCATTTATGAGTGAAACGGTTGTACGTAATCTGGGGAATAGTGATAGTGACATAGTTCGGTGTTCTTAGAAGTTCAAACGGAATTACTTTGTGATACGGAATCTGATTTGAGTTTTAAATTGcggagccttgaaggttgaattgtgatagaCTCTTAGTGGAAGTTTGCCGGACGAATGGGTTGTGATATTATATTAGTGGATGGTGGAATAACTTaaaggaaataagttttctgttggctctggaaatattttaagttaaggcttgaccaagactcttgttatcttgggtggaaggtattgtagtctgttttaagtgatgtacttcagtgatgattactttgaggaaattggatcattattgtggtgggaccacATTCGGATCCGGATATCGCTTGGTGTGCTAcaagatgttggacgggtgtcctatgaattatataaaggaaagatcttgtgaattgtgttagctaccttgGGGGATTGATTATTGCTTGAATCGATTATGTGTAAGGGATTTCTTTGGAGGAATTGAGCGAACTTTGCCACCCTGGTGACCTTTAATTGGAAATGTATAGGAAGTTGTTGGTATGAGTGAAATCCGGTCACTACTTATCTAAAGTTAAGACAACTTGAACAGGAAGTAGGAGGTGAGttgaaataaattgattggGCTTATGTTCTATCAAGGGTTCAATAGATATTTAAGTACTAATTGTTGAGCTACTATGGTTATGTTATTGAATTAATTCTTGGTGAAAAGATTTGGAAGTCATTGAGATCCTTGTTGTAACTAAAATTTTAGAAGTCAAGTGTCGATTGAGGAGTGGATTTGtggttatcttatcctctttttggtaagggcaattgttgtttatcagttttggccttaagttaaataaaaggagttggctatattctagtacttgcaagttcaacGTTGTTTGACATGACTGATTTTTGGTGATTCTTGTACCATCAGATAATGAACTTCTTTGATATCTCATTTTCTTGTCTTGGGAATTAGATTTTCGTTTCTGGGGTACGCAAaatgttatttgtttaattaagtgactttgagtttttctatttgggctcttattcgactttctctccaggttgttttgagcaaaagagtttttaCGAATTTTTGCTTAGCAGTGGCTAAGAGTTTTTGAtaatgcttgagggcatatctatacTTTAAAACTGTTGAGTCAACAAGGGATGctattttatttaagtttgaTCAGAATTCCAGTCAAGTATCTTAATACAGATTgtggtgtttttggttgtgagaATTACATTGGCATATGAAGTAGAATTATCAATTGTGGCATTAGAGGACAGCGAGAACGACATGAATTTAACCAGATTTTTGACATATGATTATTAAAGAAGTGTATCCTTTGTTAAGAACAATTTTAGTGATGCATCTCCTCCTGGATTTGAGTTTTTGGGCTGGAGTAGAGTGAGTAGTAATGGTTTTTGCTTTGCACCGAGTTTCGAACGACTGGGTACTCGTTGCGTACCGTAAGTACTATCATGTGAGGAATTTTAGCAGTTTTGATTGGGGACGTTGGTAATTAGTAGATTCCTTGAAACACATTGAGTCAGAAAAGTTTTCCACCACATTATTTTTATAAGAAGTTTTCAAGAGACAATGTTAGTTAACCAGTTTGAGATACTATAGGTGTGGCCAGCAGGGCAACTATCAATTGAGTTTTCGTAGTCGACTTGGAACATAAATTCAAGGCTGGATCAATGATTTTTAGTCAGGTATCAGGGTAACGCACTGGATgtgtagtggccccataactacatgattaagaacttataggttgtTCGAAGCTACCTTTGTTATATTTGACAATTGTGGGATCTTTATGTaaatgatatttgatcaataatcTGTGCACAACAGGCAAAAGAGGAAGTGTTGTTTTGGGGTAGCTAAGTTAATTGTTTTGTACTTGTTGGTTAACAGTGACTATTTTGTGGCATATTGGTAGCGGTTGGGTTACCCCCATGAACGCACGTACGAAGGGAAAGGTATtaagtatggaattgatatactATCACAATATTATTGGAGAACGGGGTGGATCTTCACTGTGTGACGTAATTGAAGAGGTTACGAATGCTACTATTTCGATCGAATGGTTAGTGATGTCAATACCTCGTGCTATCTGAACTATAAgcatgttttgatttgcttgAGTAGTTGGAATTATAGTAAAATCTTTGGGgttgtcaaagtagttgacttgtgattgtaagagaaaaatttgaccaaggataagtcgacaagcttcaaggttttgaaAACATCGGATCagatattgttttgattagtcttttggggactaagaaaagaagttcattctggttgtgggttatatcgttatttccacatcttggttttcttgacgggcgagacgattattccttatgcagtattcaagattacagtgactggtcatatttctacttgaggactgttcctttttatatgtcgattcccttattgtatttggccacctcttggactagatctaaagttagtttctgcatgagttgagcagacttgcatatCGATCGTGCGATATCATCCCCACTTTGTTATGATCCGAGTACTACCTTCGTTGAGGATGTTGTATTGCAGATTAGTACGTGTGTGCTATCTCTACTTTaacagtatgaaatttcgaggacgaaattattataaggaggggagattgtaacgtcccgaacctaaattcaccggtttactagtcattgggacggtaaacgacctttactttcacttttactttcggtttagtacttttagtggccctaaaagttgactttttgttcgggtcaaaatttgagaaaatgttcttcatggaagttgtagaggacgttaaaccgagcgcgtgcatatgtggtacgtaaaaatcggagctcgtatgcgaaagttataagcgaaatacaaaattactgttcacggttactgttcatggtaagtttctataaatagccgagttactgtggtaagtttccatttttggaaacttacccggctgtttctctctcctctcccccgattccttcctcttcggcccgattgcttcttcctccggtttcttcctcctccggccgacccaggacacaatccggccacccccaagctcggtttcttccccttgtcacgtctgtggaggtatttcacgacaatttggccggagaacctcgatttggagcggaggaagctgCGGTGGCAGTTGGgtacttttgccgatttccggcgattccggccacctccggtccccatctcgccgtcgaaggttcggttttcatcactgatcatttcccctatggccttgtatcacgatttgttgtgtagatgccgaatcgacgaattgaaattctagggttcttgaggatttctgggtttttgttcattgatcgatttcggccgtttttaattgttatttgggaatgttgtagttgagaagttgaatcagtgtgttgagaaggtgctactgccaaattttggtggccatcggagatggtggcggcggcgccgccactgtgggcggcggtagcggcggctagggtagctttttaatttcaatttctggctagttaaattctataattatcatagagcatatatgtgaagtttggtgaattttggaggagtttggaattgtttgtgaattgttgaagtttggagttttgtggtggaattatgggaaatccgacggtcggatttccctcgttttcattatggaatatgtaaattgaggaatgggaattgtggaagagatttgggttgaatttgagaagtattggagatagggattttcggatttcgtttaagttcgtaattattttatcggattaccgttcatgaaaatataattgtgtacagggcaatgtcgcgagctacggctagatgaaggaactcgtttgcgtggttgcccaatagtactgtgagtggacgtttgttttaaataagtgatgcatgcatttatttattaaagcttgttttattttattaacctattttccgagcatataaagttgattgcgaattatctcatggatttgcttttaagtAATGATTCTCACgagtaattatgatttataccggttgtgagtttcggttattaagttgttatgctcggattcgaaattataaatgatgttgattttcgacgaattgattttcgatgtgattttcgagatttatactgtttatattatctttataatcgtcgatttgagatttctgaaagattttcgaaatgggatttcgatggaataaattcttgtttatttattcgatttttggcattgggaatgcctcattgacaatctacttatttctttagcgtgtgggacacgctgttaatttatacgactctttgagtatttccgggtgcggttgggaatcgtacccgtgttggcTTTATAcgtggacatggggaagctttattgatttatcggtttttaaccaccatacccagggtcgttatatatatattatattactggctagcctattagtactcctccctacttactatgtgttcgtaggcgagtagaggagagcatgggatgctctagagtgtgggacactccgacccgagccaataaggctcccttcttttgtatggtgacacttcttccccatattttatcgttgcttgactagcggggctagtccgattttcactgtagccagcggggctggtcttatttttctgagaaatgagatttcggttttacgatatagttttcgaatgtggtgactagcgaggctagtcgatttatcgttttggaattcttggatttaaagctaaatgtatttttctaattgttgcatgcatcggttattaaagagaataaatgtgggaaagtatgaaatcctttttcctttaaattgtttatttttgtccactcacgctaacgtttttcgtctactttcccctgggcctttcggtttctaatgcccagtttgcaggcgaattagtggaggtcgggcgtacatgacatttgaggcatagttgtcactacttccgcagtgtaggatcgcttgatcctttactcttcttttatatccctgtgtctagtagtattgctctgcataaccttgggattagtattttgagtttgtgttttgtgaaagtggagttgttggtaattgggagcagggtggctccaggagtataaggttggtttgcttgaagtgtttagtgtgttttacaggtttttgggtagtccattttagaggtgactctgccaaatttttggtagagttatccctaacgtgggccccacagggccacctcggatttcagggtgaaagtcggggcgggtcctgtcaataacTTTGTTGTTAAAATATTATTCATAATCTTTGTTATCcacttcatatatattttttttctataagAGAATTAGTCCGTAAGAAATGCTGCAAACAATCTAACTAGTCAAATTCCTCGACTGAGCCAGGTTTGAATGATATATTTCTAAGTACAAACAAATTgagttttcattttttgttaACAATATATTATTTGTAATGTAGGATTCTTCTTCAAGTAGTTATAAGCAACAGTCTGATAAAGGAAAACAAGTCTAATAATATAAACCGTTGTAAGGTAATACACACAAGTaaaacaagttttttttttgggtgtatATCATTGTACGATAATTTATACTCGTTTCAAAAATGAATTTGTGTAGCTGCTCTCTAGTTTCAATAATATGGACatgctatttactatataccaaAGATGGGTTAACTGTTCACGCTGGTACTGTTTATGAACAGTAAATTTACGGTTGCGCCCCTCCTTTTCCTGTTTACTGTTCACTAGGTTACTGTTCATAGGACAGTGAAGTGACGGTTTTGCCCTCCTTTGATATTatgattattttatattttttttcggCTGTGTATCGATGATCTTATCTTCTTTTCTACAGTCGGCTGTTGCTGTATCGATTTTATCTTCTTCTCTACTCACCAATCCTCAAAAGAACAACAAcccgaaaacaaagacaaacagAGAAATACAGGAAGAGAGACGTGAAGGATTGACTACGAAAACGAGGTAACGTCGCCTTCGCCCTCCTTTTTTCTCCGtcattgtgtgtttgtttgcttTGTGCGAGGAGATAGAGAGATCGACTGTTGCTGGAATCACGTAATCAACATCGATCTCCATAGTAACTGGGTTAGCATAATCTGCCATCTAACAAAAACTAGAGAATAAAAATCCATCTCATAGTAACTGGGTTTCTAGAATGAAGGATCTGCAGGGGAACTTGGtcgaagagagtttttttttttttttttgcttgaatGACAGATCTGATAAATTTTGGCCCTGTAATCTCAATTGAATTCCCCTCTGACTTGCTTGATTTCATGGATTTATTCTGTGATTTTTTATCAGATTAGTTGGTCTTGATTGGTCTCAGTTaatgtctcttttgttaattaaaGCTTATTTGATTGAATTATTAATGTATGagatttggtttgattttgtagCCGGGGTTTTAACCTTTCAACGATTCCAAGGTCCATCTTTTTTGGAGATTCTGAAGGAAAAGGATTTGgttaaaaagaaataaaccaggtttggtttttaatttGGCTCATTTTTGATATCATTTAGTGAATTGTCATTGGTTTCCATGAGTGGAATATTTTCTTCTACTGATGACTGTATGTTGAATCAATGACTTCAAATCAGTTTGTGGTTGGTGCATTGATGAAGTTAACTATTATGTGCTTTTTTCCAATAATGCATATTGAGCTAATAAAATGTTTCCGTTCTTTACATAAACCTAAAGTGGTTGATTAATCGTTTTCTGAGGTGTATTGGTGGTATTGTGGTCTATTGTGGTAGTATTGTGgtctattgtttttattcagGTGAATCAGCTAAAGCATAATTAGATGTTTTTTGTATTGAATTCACAATGTGTATAGCTGTGGTAATGTTCAATTCTTTAACTGTTACTGTTTGATTATTCAGATTCTGGAAACAGTGTGTTATTCAATTTCCCAACTGCATTGGATTCAGGTATGGCTAGGTGATTGTTTGTTTTGACTTGGTGTTTGTTTTAAGTGTATTGATATATCGTAATTTTTTAATACAGTGATGGCAGCAAAACCTGAAGAAACAGAAATAAGGAGACATTTACGTCATCAGAATGGAGAAGGCCAAGCTTCTGGtcctatttctgatatggagaAAGATCGACAAATTAGATCAAGAAGGTGGAGACAACGTGAGGATTTATTATCACCTTTACGATGTTGGTCTAAATGACTgattttggtaaaaaaattctTTATAATTTATACTaattctgttctttttttttaattattggttGGATGCCTGCTTCACGCATAGTATGCATATTTAGTTGCATTTTGTATGCAAAGTGTAACACATTAATTACCGTAGCAGAACAAAGTGTGTCACTTAATGTGAATGAGTGTTTAAATGATAGAATAGTGAATAGTGGCTGTTCATTTTGTTTAAATAGTTGACTCATTAGTGTTTAAATATAAATGAATAGTGGCTGTTTATCCAGATCATTAGTGTTTGCATCCTTCATTGTTTAGTATTCAGTGGCATTTGTTTAAATATAAATGAGTATTTAAATGTGAGAATAGTTAATAGTGTGAGTTAAGGTACAGATGTCTATGCATTGTGAACACTGTTCACATTTACTATTTAAAGTGTGAAGTGCAACATTATGTATCCTTCTATTTGTTTATAAAGTTATAGTTGCATATGTGATGCAGTGATGGCAGCAGAAACTGGGAACACACAGATAAAAACAATTTTACAAGATGATAATGGAGAAGCCGAAAATATTGAAAGGAGGACGGAGATAATGTGTACTGATGAGACTTCTGCTGCTCTTTCGAATGTACACACAGATTGCCAGATTACATCAAGAAGGCGGAAGCAAGGTATGTTTTGCAATTTTGACGTAAATGAATAGTTTTTGTCAAATTTGTGTCGTGTTTATTGAAATGCTGTTTATAGTGTGTCCACTAATCATGATGAACTGGAGCAAGAATTTGTTTGTTGAAATGCTCTCTATACTGTGTGAACCAGTGATGATGGACTGGAGCAAGAATTTGGATACGAATGATGAAAATCCTCGGGTGATTACAAATGAAATTTTCTGTCATCAAGAAAGATTGGATGTTAGTGATGCAGCTAGAATGGGTAAGTAAAAATTTATCAGATCTGtcattcaagaaaaaaaaaagtgatcagATCTGTCATGTATCCTTGAAATGTTTACTTATCACACTTCTGCTGCTGTTTTTAATGCAGACACAGATTGTAAGATTAGATCAAGGAAGTCGAAGCAAGGTAAGTATGTATTATTGGTTTTGCATTGTTCCCGTAAATAAATGATTTTTGTAAAATGTGTTTACTGTTTATTGAAATGATGTTTATAGTGTCTGGGCATCGCAATAAACGGATTAGAAATCATCAAGAACGTCCTCGGTTGATTACAAGTCAAACCTTCTCTCCACAAAAAAACTTGGATCTTGATGATCCAGCCAGAATCGGTAATGGAAAACTTTTCTTTCAATTGTAGTCATGCATTTTTTACTGCGAAAGAAATTATGGTTGCAACTGCTAGACAAAGTGTATCGCTTTAATTATGATATTAGTTTATTAATCATGGTCTTGAGTATTTGACTTGACTGTTGATCAAATCAATTTAATTTGAATGTGCATTTCGTTTGATTCTGTTATGTTATGTCATGCCATGCTTAGACAGATTGGAGGTAGTTATATTCTGAAGTTCATTAATATGTATAATGAGTTTCTGAGCATTTACAAAACTGCACATTAGTAAGTCTGCGTAGATAAGTTATGCTCAGCTGCTGCCACGTATAGTTGAATGGCGGTTATACATGATCATTAATGTTTAATATCAATCATATTGTTGTTTGCTGTCATTAGATTTTCGTGACTCTGATTAGTCCAGAGTCTAAACATGGTAGGATCGCAGCCTTTTTAGTTCAAAGCTGTTTTACATTTGTtcagatttcagattttggt
It encodes:
- the LOC112201517 gene encoding uncharacterized protein LOC112201517 isoform X1 produces the protein MAAKPEETEIRRHLRHQNGEGQASGPISDMEKDRQIRSRRWRQLMAAETGNTQIKTILQDDNGEAENIERRTEIMCTDETSAALSNVHTDCQITSRRRKQVMMDWSKNLDTNDENPRVITNEIFCHQERLDVSDAARMDTDCKIRSRKSKQVSGHRNKRIRNHQERPRLITSQTFSPQKNLDLDDPARIGEWSHSIGQAMYQRIRQGFNTDMKIQVTIFINVLIAMQIFGLKKL
- the LOC112201517 gene encoding uncharacterized protein LOC112201517 isoform X2 — its product is MTDFVMAAETGNTQIKTILQDDNGEAENIERRTEIMCTDETSAALSNVHTDCQITSRRRKQVMMDWSKNLDTNDENPRVITNEIFCHQERLDVSDAARMDTDCKIRSRKSKQVSGHRNKRIRNHQERPRLITSQTFSPQKNLDLDDPARIGEWSHSIGQAMYQRIRQGFNTDMKIQVTIFINVLIAMQIFGLKKL
- the LOC112201517 gene encoding uncharacterized protein LOC112201517 isoform X3; the protein is MAAETGNTQIKTILQDDNGEAENIERRTEIMCTDETSAALSNVHTDCQITSRRRKQVMMDWSKNLDTNDENPRVITNEIFCHQERLDVSDAARMDTDCKIRSRKSKQVSGHRNKRIRNHQERPRLITSQTFSPQKNLDLDDPARIGEWSHSIGQAMYQRIRQGFNTDMKIQVTIFINVLIAMQIFGLKKL